GAGTAGAAGTAAGCAAGATTACTCACTAGAGAGTTAGCAGCACTCCACTCACGCGCCTAACAACATTCACAATACCACACTGCTGGCTGCACGTGGAACTCTTCCTTTGTAAGCAAAGTCTGCCATGTCAAAGGTGGACTGGAGTTTAAGGGACACTCAAGGACAACTCTTTCACTGGATACATGAGGAATTAGCCTGGAGGAGATTCAGATTCTTCATCAGCACTTTACAGTCCACGGAGCCCAAAATAAGTATCAACTTTGGTATGATTAACAGAttgttgcattttaaaaaacaaaacaaaacatgtttctGTCATCAGTCATAGGTTCCAGTGAGTTCCCTTTAAAAAGTTAATTTTGCCAGCTTATTCATCATTTTAGTTTAGCATTCAAAATGAGGAACAATATGCTATCTCAGTGTTTGTCTTTATTATAAGCACATACTGTTAGTTGCAAGTTGCATAGTTGATCATTTTAGTAGTAACTTGATTGAGTCAAACtagtttaaaaagaaagaagCAGCACTATATGAACTGTATATAGGTATGTTGCTATCTAGTAGAAGAGGAATTAATAACTCTGAAAGGAATTTATATTCATCATATTGAATGGCTACTCTAAGAGATATAGGACAAGTATAATACATCttgcaaaacaaaacagcatttctAAATTCATTAAACAGTAACTCATGTGAACTCGTTCCTTGTGGATATATACTAATTTACACcgtgttttaaatattttagtatGGAGTACTGAAATTATTTTTCATGATGAATTATTCATCACttgctctcttttttaaaatgagggttttttaaaataacaaaatcctTGTAATTGACATTAGGAAGAACATTTAATGAACCCATTTCTCCAGTTAGTGTCAGAAAAGAAATTGACTGAGTTTTGGAGAAATGTTTTAGGAAGGTTTATCAAAGCTGCAAGAAAAGCTGCCCATGAACTAATGGAATTAGCTTATCTTTGAATTCCCTCCACCCCAGCTTAGAATGGCCACTAATTCCTTTCTTTGCTCTTTTGGTGTTTGCAAAGGGGTTCACTAAAGCCTGAATTGATATAATTATTGGCTTGGATTGTTAGAGATTTAGGCCAGATGGCTATGGGTTTCTAAAGTCCCAGTTGCTTGTGTTAGCTTTTCTAGTTTGCCTATAGGGTTTGAGGATCAGCAATGTGAAAGGCCTGCAAACTTGTAAAACAGTATTATTCATGGGGGCAGAATGTTCATCGGCGTGACCCAGTACTAAATACATTCATTATAGGCATTTCTATTCTGCACAATTTGCCACACGGTGCtggtttctgaaaaaaagaaGACAATGGCTTATAAAATGCTTTTGAATGCTTAAAAAGAAGGAGAGTTCACGCTGAGCCTTCTCTGCTTTCTTTTTCGACAAGAACCTTCTTAGTGACTTTGGCTGAGCTGTGCTGAGAAtaagcaaaatggaaaaaaaccaGCTATTTACTTTTTACATTTCTGGGTAtaggggagtggaaggagaagggaaaaaatgacaAGAAGTGATGGTAAGATTATGTGAATGAGCAAACAAGCAAATGGATAAAGTAAGCATGGAAATCATGAAGAATGAAAGCTGCAAGTATGTGACTATAATGATATAAACCTAAAAGGAAGTGcagagaaggggaacagaaagCCCATCATAAATAATCATATTTGAAAGGAGGAGAATGTATCAGTTTCGGTGACCTGGATACAGCACAAGACTCACATAATGATCTATAGCATTTCTGATGTATACCAAACACATTAACAACTCAAGCATTGTGACTATTGCATGTAAATTGTATGTGTGTAGAGTGTATGGAAATAGTTTTCACAAATAGAAGAAGTATGATTAAATTGCCACTTACAGAACATCTACTCCATCTATCCTTCAGGTTGCTGGGCTTTTCTTAAACAGATGGCATGTACAAGGTGTGCCTACCAGAACTGTCATGCTTCAGCGTGAACTGCTTTTTTAACTAAGATGAACAGGATTTTCTGAAGAACCACAGGACCAACAAAATAATAAagcgcaaacacacacacacacacacacacacacacacacacacacacacacacacacacacacacacacacacacacacacacacacagccctactgAGGAAAAGACAAGTGCACACAGGACAAAACACTGCTGCAGTATCCTTGAAGAAGAAACCAGTTAAAGGGCAAGGGTTTGCAAACATTTTCTTTAAGAAGAATCTGAAGAGAATTGTGAGAGAGACATAGCAGCTTGTGTTCCATTTAGCAACACAGACATTAAAGAAAAGCAGGTTATTCAGAAATAAGCAGAAGTGCCAACAAATTAATAAGAAGCAAGAAAACGATCATGAGGCATAATTAGGGATATGTCACCTTAAAGTCCTTTACTAAGCAAATGCACTCAAAAAGATttggttttgttgaaaaaaacagAGGATTCCAAGTGTGTAAATCAGGAGAATGGCTACATGTTTTGTGGAGGCAAGAAGACTAATTAAAATTACAAAAACAATTTGAAGTGTCATATAAATAAAGAGGACAAAAAGTTGATTTAAAGTTTTTCTTTAGTAATTTGTCTCCTCTTTGTTGTGGCACACTCACAGAAAGTGAATGTTCGGGgaggagctggctccccccccaccttTCCTCTCCTTCTCTTTTTGTGTGTGACTTCACTGTTCTTTGATTTGGAAGCAAGCTGATTGGCTGGAAGCAATTCAACACATGCCGGGCAAAAGCTTTGTGTGAGTTGAAGTGAAGTTGCACAGATTTTTAGACTGGAGTCAGCAATCAAGGGTGTTTAGTCTGCAGCTGAACAGTGAGAGGGAAAGAGGATCTCTCAGAAAAGATACACTGCAGATACAGCTAGCAATCTGCAATAAATGGATACTAACTGCAGAAGGAGAAAACACTGATGTGACAAATTTCGTCCTTGAAGAGGAGCAGGAAAACAAATGAGAGAGATTGGATTCCATACAGATTGTATCTGGAAGTCCTGAAACGGTGTGTATACAAAAAAGTTTTCTGAGATCGTAAGAAATTAATACTTTAAAACTTGAAAATATCTTTTTATAATATAGCAAAGGACCAAATGTGTATTGGGTTTAAGGTACCAAAGGAAGTTGAAAGAACTGCTTTTTAACTTGCTTGGAGAAATGAATTGCAAAAACTTACAAATGCACCAAATCAGTAGTAAAATGCACTTTATGTTCCTGTTTGCACTGATGATAGTATCTTTCAGTAAAGGTGTGCTAAGCAAGAATTTGAAATACAGGATTTATGAGGAGCAGAGAATTGGATCAGTAATTGCAAGACTATCAGAGGATGTAGctgatgttttatttaaaattccTAACCCTTCTTCAGTTCGTTTTCGAGCCATGCAAAGAGGGAATTCTCCCTTGCTTGTAGTCCGAGAGGATAATGGAGAAATCAGCATAGGAGCTAAAATTGACCGGGAACAACTCTGCCAGAAAAACTTAAACTGCTCTATAGAGTTTGATGTGATCACTCTGCCTACTGAACATCTGCAGCTTTTCCATGTGGAAGTTGAAGTGCTGGATATTAATGACAACTCTCCCCAGTTTTCCAGAGCGCTCATACCTATTGAAATATCAGAGAGTGCAGCTGTAGGAACCCGGATCCCTTTGGACAGTGCTTTTGATCCAGATGTTGGGGAAAATTCTCTGCACACTTACTCACTGTctgcaaatgatttttttaatattgaaGTGCGAACAAGGACTGATGGTGCCAAGTATGCAGAACTCATTGTGGTTAGGGAATTGGACCGGGAGCTGAAGTCAAGCTACGAACTCCAACTTACTGCATCAGATAAGGGGGTACCTCAGCGATCTGGATCGTCTATCCTAAAAATAAGTATTTCTGACTCTAATGACAACAGTCCTGTTTTTGAGCAACAGTCATATATAATTCAGCTCTTAGAAAATTCACCAGTGGGTACTTTGCTCATAGACCTCAATGCTACTGATCCAGATGAGGGCGCTAATGGTAAAGTCGTGTATTCTTTCAGTAGTCACGTGTCTTCCAGAATTATAGAGACTTTTAAAATAGACCCAGAGAAAGGCCATCTGACCCTCCTGACACAAGTGGACTATGAAATCACCAAATCCTATGAAATTGATGCTCAGGCTCAAGATTTGGGTCCAAATTCTATCCCAGCTCATTGTAAAATTATCATTAAAATTGTGGATGTCAATGACAACAAACCCGAAATTAATTTAAACTTGATGTCCCCTGGGAATGAGGAAATAGCTCACATTTCTGAAGGGTCACCCATGGACACTTTTGTTGCCATAGTCAGGGTGCAAGACAAGGACTCTGGGGTGAATGGAGAGATAGTTTGCAAGCTTCATGGGCATGGCCACTTTAAACTTCAAAAGACttatgaaaataattatttaatctTGACTAATGCTACTCTAGATAGAGAAAAGAGATCTGAATACAGTTTGACTGTAATAGCTGAAGACAAGGGGACACCCAGTCTCTCCACAGTGAAACATTTTACTGTCCAAATCAGTGATGAAAATGACAACCCACCCCGCTTCCAAACAAATAGATATGAAGTTGTTATCTTAGAAAATAACTCTCCAGGTGCCTACATCACATCTGTCACAGCCACAGATCCAGATCTGGGGGACAATGGGCAGGTCACCTACACTATTTTGGAGAGCTATATTTTGGGAAGTTCCATAACCACCTATGTGACCATTGACCCATCCAATGGTGCAATCTATGCACTCAGAACTTTTGATCATGAAGAAGTAAATCAGATTGCCTTTGTGGTTCAAGCTAGAGATGGAGGGAGTCAGCAGCTTGTTACTAATACCACACTTGTGCTCACTATTATTGATGAAAATGATAATGCTCCTGTCATTGTGGGGCCAGCACTACGCAATAACACTGCTGACATCTCAATCCCTAAAGATGCTGAGAGTGGCTTCCATGTGACTAGGATAAGGGCTATAGACAGAGACTCTGGCATGAACTCAGAATTAAGCTGTTCCATAACAGCTGACAATGAAGAAAACATATTTGTAATGGATCCAAGATCATGTGACATCTATATTAATGTTAGCATAGAATCTGTTTTACCTAAGGAATGGGAGTTTTTTGTGATAGTTCAGGATAAAGGCAACCCTCCACTAAGTACCAAAGCACTTCTGAAATGCATTGTTTTGGAAAATGTTTATCCAGTTCCAAGCACAGAAGCTACTTTTATTAGCCAACCTACCCTGGATGTCTCTATGATAACAATTATATCTCTTGGATCGATATGTGCAGTGTTGTTGGTCATTATGGTTGTCTTTGCTACGAGATGCAATCGAGAGAAAAAGGACACAAGATCTTACAACTGCCGGGTGGCAGAATCAACTTATCAGCACCACCCCAAAAGACCATCAAGACAGATTCACAAAGGGGACATTACACTCGTGCCAACTGTTAATGGCACTTTACCCATCAGATCTCACCATAGAGCTTCTCCTTCATCATCTCCAACCTTAGAAAGAGGACAAATGAGCAGTCGACAAAGCCACCATAGTCACCAGTCACTTAACAGTCTAGTGACAATTTCATCAAATCATGTGCCAGAGAATTTCTCACTGGAACTCACCCATGCAACTCCTGCTGTTGAGGTAAGGTCATATATTGTTCTGCATGCACATTCACTCATTCACTCATCTGAGAGTGTGCTTATGTTCCTCATGCTGTCTGTGAGACATGTAGATGATTATCTACAGACAGTATGAAAAGTATTATAGATTTTTTATCAAGGATGCAGCACTGCAGCACCACTCTGTCAATTGAATCTAAAAACAATCCTGCACATGAGACTAGGTTAAACCtaatataatttatttatattGTCCTTTAAGTTGAAACAACTTTGTGTAATATACACCTAATATACATAGTATTTTATTACTGATGTACAGTTTTCTATGTGTTTGTGTGActgtacagacacacacaatGTATAAAACACAAAGTATTTGTACAGTTGACAGAACAAACTGCTGAAAACAAGGGTTTATGGTAGAAACACTGCTACAGTTTTAATTGCAACTGCTCTAGCAGATGGTGGTAGTGTGAGAGAGTATGCATCCAGCATCTTTAAAGTCTGCATAATTTGAAATTGcctattttgtatttaaaaacttTATACAGTATGTATTTATAGAGAGACATGCCAGATTCTAAATGGAATTTTCTTTCAGAATACAATCATAGTGCCAAAAATTAATTTGatctctcctttaaaaaaaaccctcctctctATGTtccattgttttaaaatgttaattagtGAATTGGTATGAGTTCTGAGATTAACTAACAGCATTGCATTTTATGTCTGTGAAGTGCCTTCAGATGTTTTCCATGGCAAACACACTGTATACTGTAAATACCCAAGTTGTACTACATTACATATGCACATGAGTGTACTCTAATTAAATTTTAAAGCAGAAACCAAAAACAAGTAACTCATTAAAGATTTTATAAATAGACATTTGGGTTTTAGTTCCAGAAATCAGTGTTTTCATCTTTTCTTTAGCAGGTCTCTCAGCTTCTTTCAATGCTTCATCAGGGCCAATACCAGCCAAGACCAAGTTTTCGAGGAAACAAATATTCCAGAAGTTACAGGTGAGGATTTCTTTTGTATTCTGATCAAAACATCTCATATTCAGTATGTTCTTTCTCAGATAAATATAAGAAAATATAATTCCATCATCATGTTATTTCTGTTTACAGATATGCCCTACAAGATATGGATAAATTTAGCTTGAAAGACAGTGGCCGTGGTGACAGTGAAGCAGGAGACAGTGATTATGATTTGGGTAGAGATTCTCCAATTGACAGACTTCTTGGGGAAGGATTCAGTGACCTTTTCCTTACAGATGGGAGAATTCCTGCAGGTAAGAACACAATGAAAGTTGAATAGTTTATATGCAGTGCTCCCTGGCTGTCACATTGATGTAGTTAGCATTGTGAAAACAGAAATTCTTTACCTTTCAAGTTTATatttcctctctttctctgctctaCGAATAGCGTGCCCCCAAACCAGCACACAGCTGGTGCACTCAAGACTAGGACCCTATTGAAAATGTTCCCAGAGCAGTGTGTAGGCAGTTTCTGCTATTATTTGCAGCTGTATGATCTGGCTCTAAatctctccttccctgcccccttcctccatttcccctccccccaaaaaaagcatcAACTGCTTTGTGTCCCTAGATTTTTAATGACTGGGTGGATGTTTGTGGAAATCCAGGCTGCTGTGGTGTGTTTAAAAATACACTGAACTGTAATTTGGCAGATGCATTTTCCATAATAGGATCCAGACTTCGAGAGCTTAAAATGCACTAGTTAGCTGATGGGCTGTAGTTTCTAGATAGGGAAGTATAGAGGTGCACTGTGTTTTCCACTAACGAATGAATAGCTATAAGTATGACCTGTGCTGAATGTGAAGGCAGATCATTGCCTGCCAATCTGATTGCTAGAAGAAGTTGATTTGTTCCAACATAAGAAGAGAGGTATATCTGGGGGATGCAAAAGAGAGATAAcccttttttttaattcaagctCAGTAATAAGTActataaaaaaacagaaaaacacaTTAGGCACAGAAGTGAGCTTTGTATTAGAATCCCAATATCTATACAATTAACTGCACTTTTAAAATCCTAAATCTTTGGAAAATAAATGGGAGGAGGCCTACAtgtgaatatttatttaaaacagaCTGGAAATGTTTTATTCTTGCACATGAAGGCCATCTCCTATAGGGCCAAATTATGCCAGGATGGCTCAGGTTCATATGGGGGCTTGTGGGTATTGAATTAATCTTCTGTGTCTCTAAAATGCCCTGTGCACTAGGGTGCAGCATAAGAGTGCCCTCTGTACTACTCCTTAGAATGGTGCATAGCATGCTTCCTTCTGTAACCAGCTAGTGTCATTGGCTCTACCACATCCTACTCTGGTCAAAGACTTGccacctccttcctctctttACTATGGCTAACACCCCCAAGGGCACTAAACCTGCAGTTTTGCTGGCCCTTGTGTGGAGAGTTGAAGATGAAAAGCTTCCTGGAACCCTTCTTTTCCTTATGTACCTGGGCATCTTGGCTCCAAATGTATAGTTCTGTCTTTTCAAACTTTCAACatgtctcttgtgtattttactcCATTGTAGGGTCTCACACTACTCTAAGTACAGCCTACCATCCAGAAATCCTACCTAGCCCTTGGTAAATCCAAGCAGTGGGCATGGGTGTGATGGGAGAAAACTTAGGACTGTGGTCCTCAAATGAAGATTTTAtgtactctctctttctcttcattTGAGGACCACAGTCCtaagttttctcccttcttgaCAAAGTTGCTGCTTAGAGGGCACGTATTACTGTACCACCCAACTTTAGATGCAAGTCATCCCCTTCTTGGGTGGTAAAGTAGTGAAAATGTTACTCTAATTCTCAGCAGCTGCTAAGGGAGACTTATTAATGCATTACTCTTGCACTGGAATCCTTCCACAGTGGCTGCTGCTAAGGAATAATTGTCTGCTTCCTGGCTGGATGATTGTGGGTTGCCAGGGAAGAAAGGAATGTTTACACTCTTGGATAGCTGAAATTCCTAGTGTTCATTTAAAGAACTTCCTCTGAGCCCTCCAAATCTAAAACCAATGGGTGAATTTTTCAAAAGGCTTTGGAACCCACTGAAGTGACtgataaaactcccattgaggtGAACAGAGTGAGGCGAACAGAGTGCTTTTGACAATCCCACTTATGTGCATCACCCTAGACACTCCATTAGTTATACACAAACTGCTTAAGAAAAAATATGAATTAATCTGCATGTTCTCTCAAAAACTACAATGGAAACTTATTTCATGTTTCCTAAATTCAGCTTCCTTCTTCTGTGTGTCTATTTTGAGACTTCTGGCCCATGGTCTAAATACACAGAGTCAAAATACTCTGATGGTTCATTCCTTCCTAATTCCATCTGGATGGTAAGCAGGAAATGTTGAAAGAACTATCTCCCATACACATGAATTTGTGGGAGAACTTCAAAAATTATAGGATTGGAATATTTtaattttccatgaaaatatttttttctcctttaaaaatggggaaaaaaaatcttctaccTATATGTttacaattttgaaaaaaaatcatacattCAGAGTTACTTCTGACATTTCAGGCTTAACTCATACCGTCGTATATGTATATCTTTCCAATTGCTGACTTATAGACAATGTAGGGGCATCATTAACCCTCACAGTTAACATTCTGATTGTTAGAAATGGTTCATCTCCCTTTTGCATCTCTCTCCTTATACTGGAACAAGCAAATTACTGTAAGTTCAAGCCCACTTGCAACAGTAGGGTTTTTTATCATTTGTTGAGGATATTGCTATTTTATACTCCCAAATCCTGGTCTCACTAATGTGAATGACAAAACTCCTACTGATTTAAATGAGACAAGCTTTTGGCCTTGAATGAACTTGGCCAAGGAACGGTGACGTACTAATGGCCCTGCAGTTCTCTGTTAATTTACAGCATTGCACTGGAAGGAGCAACTGAACCAGTGTAGCTATACTGCATTTCACATCCACACTAGAACTAAAATAGTTTGATTTAACCATTGTGGTGAGAGATATTTTCAAGACTTTTCTCAGGAGTTAGTGCAATCACAATAGTGCTGGCATTGCCTATGAAACATTTTGAGCACATTGAATGAGTGGAAACAAAGCACTTTGAAGGCATTTCAAACACCTAAGCCAACACTTTAAATACCATTTTTTATGCAGATGAACCTTTTGACGTTCACCACCACTAGCTCATTTGCAACACCAATGCAAAAATCTGGCCTCCAGCCATCTATACTTCTGCTACATTTCATAATCCATATGTAAGAAAGGAAGTGAGTGTAAGTTAGAggaatgtttgctttttaatgGTATTTACAATATGTTAGACTGCATAAAGAAGCATAGTAGGGAAATAATATTGGCAATATTAGAGTCTCACTACATCAACCAATGGTACTCGTTTCTCACCTGGAACATTATGTTCTGTTCTCATCACCAGTGTTCCTTACAATCTGAGTGCTGGAgtggccactcaggaaagatccaaatgctgcccaggtgattagcagggtgcccacagctggcagtgtgCGTTTCTACTTGTGGGGCACATCCACCcaatgccttggtgcacataaattcTGCACATGGATTCAAAAAAATAACGGGACCATTACCTGTCAGTCCATCTCAAAAATGAGGTGATCGCTATTAAAGTGGTTCAGACACAGGTGAGGAAAATTATTAGAGGTATGCAGAAACTTTTGCAGAGACAATGCAAAGTTTAGGACTGTTGAGTTTAGAAAAAGAGACAAAAAGAGATTTGAGACAGgcatataaaataaaaagaatggGATATAAACCCTAATTCTTCACATCATAGTCTAACCATTAACTGATGGAATTAAGAAGCAGATTCTCATCTGGGGAGGATATCACACAATGAAAAGTTGTTAGATCATTGTTTATAGCTGTACTTCTTGAACTTTACTGTACAGTATCTGGTCCTGGCCTCCATAAGAGCCAGGATGCTGGGATAGATGGATCACTATCCTGATGGTGTTCCCAATGTTCTTATTTGGAATTTTACTGAGAGAATCCTGAGAGCTGTTGAGCTGCTGCAACTCAAAATCTGACCAAGGGGAAGTGTCCTTTTCCAGCATTCAGAAGTGGAAATTAGGCCTCTCTTCTGGCATCATCTCTCTGGACAGGCCTCCACTCACTGTGCTTTAAAGGGGCTGCACATGCGTACATTCCTGATCAATTCTACGAGAACTCTTCAGGGAGCTGGATATTAGCTCCAGTACCTCTTTGGGTAGGAATACAGATTTGATCCTACACGGATCTGGCAGGAGAGGAAGCTATCCAATCTTGCCTTTTCTTCTTTTCCCTACAAAcactgggcaaaaaaaaaaaaaaaaggtgacacAATCCATTTCCTCCATTTAGCATTCAGCACTGACCCAGATCCTTTAAATctttcattgctcttctctgatcTTATATAGTCACTGTGTGTCACTCAACAACTAGAGGTATTAAAACAGTCTGCCCTCCTCACCCAAGACCAAATGAATCCGTACAGTTACTCCACTCAAGTTAATGGAGATATATTAGACATCAATGTGTCCTAAAATGCAATGAGATTGGATTAAAATCTGGTTTGGCTATTTCGTAATTCATTGCATCACTAGCAGACCCCTAAAGAGGAGACAAGAGTTGGAGATGGCTATCATTCCATATCATCTCTGCTCTCACCCTCCTCTTTGCccttattttcttttcctttctgttttcctgcaATATTCTTGCATCCTGTTCCCTTGTTCTCGTCACTTAATTGCACATAGGAGATGAAAGGGAATATCTTAATGTTCTTTCATGACAGACATTAATCAGATATATTATATGCAgttgtagctatgttggtcccTGGATGTTAAAGAACCAAGAGGGTTAAGATATTATTGGGCCAATTTGTGGTCTGGTAAAAGGTATTTCAAGTGGTTAGTTGTGACACTTGGAGTATCTTTCCTGGACTTGAAGAAGAGTTTGCATGGCTCaagagcttgtctctctcagcaacagaagttggtccagtgaatgagattacctcacccatcttgtgtctCTATTGGTCAGACAATTTGGTATGAGAAGACAGTGCTCTTCCTGTTAAGTCGCCCAGGCCACTTATTTTCTTAGGATTCACTAACACAATGGTATAAAATGTTCATCATCAGACCAATTTAAAAATCACATAGTTGTATAGATTGACGGTTCTTAATTACAGATGAAAAATAAAACTTGAACTTTGGATCCAGATACTCATTTGGATCCAGAAATTTCCTATAGTGGGAGAATAACACGGGATCTGAATTCTGATCTTTGGAGAAATTTGGATCCTGAACAGAGCTTTGACTCTCAGGTCTTTTGGTATGCACTATGGCTGACCTCCTCTATATGTGAATAAtcttttataatttttataattGAATCTGAACATCAGTCTCAGGTTTTGGTTTTTATTACAGCAATGAGGCTATGCACAGAGGAATGTAGAGTTCTGGGACACTCTGACCAATGCTGGATGCCGCCTCTGCCCTCTCCATCTTCTGATTACAGAAGTAACATGTTTATTCCTGGGGAGGAAtttcagccccagcagcagcagcaggccttTGAAGAAGATTCACAGCCTGTTGATtccaatgaaaagaaaaagagcTTTTCAACATTTGGCAAAGACTGTCAAAACGAGGAAGAGTCAGAGGATATCTGTACTTCATCTCTCCTCTCTGAAATGAGCAGTGTGTTCCAGCGCCTGTTGCCTCCTTCACTGGACACCTACACAGAATGCAATGAAATGAATCGCTCAAACTCACTAGAGCGCAGGAAGGGACATTTGCCAGCCAAGACTGTAAGCTACCCACAAGGGGTGGCAGCGTGGGCAGCCAGCACACATTTCCAAAACCCAGCCAACAATGCTGGGGCCATTCTAGGGACTCACTCGAGTGCACAACCTTCCTCTAAATGGCTGCCGGCCATGGAGGAAATCCCAGAGAACTATGAAGAAGATGACTTTGACAATGTGCTTAACCACCTCAGTGACGGTAAACATGAACTAATGGATGCCAGCGAGCTGGTAGCAGAAATTAACAAGCTGCTGCAAGATGTCCGGCAGAATTAGAGGGTTTTTTATAACATATTTTCCATATTTATGGAAAATTAGGGGGGAAAAGAACCAGAATGAAAAGAACTGGCATTGCCAATTAGTTGCATTTATCATAAATGTGTCTGTGTATgttgaattttaaaatactgtattttcATATGTACACAATGCAAGTGTGATTATCTttatctgtattttaaaaatacatttgtaCCTTATATTTATGTGTAATTTAacaaataaattttatttttgtactCCCATGGCAAGCATGTTTTCCTAAGTGTATATATCTGGCACTATTAGACATTCTTGCCAAGCAGGTGTGTAAACTAAATAAGAGACAGGGATATTGCTTTTCACAGGTTTGTAAAGAGTTTCAATTGTTACAGCACAAACCCAACCCCACTGAAACATGATCCATACATTAGTTTTAGTAACTGATCCAACACCTTGTTGCAATGTTTCATTCTTACAATAAAGAGTTGTCAACTCCCAAGAAGCCTAAAATGTTCTTATTTTTATGCCAGCTCATTTAATTGGTGGTTCTGAAGAGGGGTGAGGAGTGATGGGGGCATTCTCAAGGGGCACAACCATCACTGAGAGAATGTGCTGCTTTTGGAGATACACCTTTGGCCAACTCAACATTGACACTGA
Above is a window of Pelodiscus sinensis isolate JC-2024 chromosome 5, ASM4963464v1, whole genome shotgun sequence DNA encoding:
- the PCDH18 gene encoding protocadherin-18 isoform X1; translation: MNCKNLQMHQISSKMHFMFLFALMIVSFSKGVLSKNLKYRIYEEQRIGSVIARLSEDVADVLFKIPNPSSVRFRAMQRGNSPLLVVREDNGEISIGAKIDREQLCQKNLNCSIEFDVITLPTEHLQLFHVEVEVLDINDNSPQFSRALIPIEISESAAVGTRIPLDSAFDPDVGENSLHTYSLSANDFFNIEVRTRTDGAKYAELIVVRELDRELKSSYELQLTASDKGVPQRSGSSILKISISDSNDNSPVFEQQSYIIQLLENSPVGTLLIDLNATDPDEGANGKVVYSFSSHVSSRIIETFKIDPEKGHLTLLTQVDYEITKSYEIDAQAQDLGPNSIPAHCKIIIKIVDVNDNKPEINLNLMSPGNEEIAHISEGSPMDTFVAIVRVQDKDSGVNGEIVCKLHGHGHFKLQKTYENNYLILTNATLDREKRSEYSLTVIAEDKGTPSLSTVKHFTVQISDENDNPPRFQTNRYEVVILENNSPGAYITSVTATDPDLGDNGQVTYTILESYILGSSITTYVTIDPSNGAIYALRTFDHEEVNQIAFVVQARDGGSQQLVTNTTLVLTIIDENDNAPVIVGPALRNNTADISIPKDAESGFHVTRIRAIDRDSGMNSELSCSITADNEENIFVMDPRSCDIYINVSIESVLPKEWEFFVIVQDKGNPPLSTKALLKCIVLENVYPVPSTEATFISQPTLDVSMITIISLGSICAVLLVIMVVFATRCNREKKDTRSYNCRVAESTYQHHPKRPSRQIHKGDITLVPTVNGTLPIRSHHRASPSSSPTLERGQMSSRQSHHSHQSLNSLVTISSNHVPENFSLELTHATPAVEQVSQLLSMLHQGQYQPRPSFRGNKYSRSYRYALQDMDKFSLKDSGRGDSEAGDSDYDLGRDSPIDRLLGEGFSDLFLTDGRIPAAMRLCTEECRVLGHSDQCWMPPLPSPSSDYRSNMFIPGEEFQPQQQQQAFEEDSQPVDSNEKKKSFSTFGKDCQNEEESEDICTSSLLSEMSSVFQRLLPPSLDTYTECNEMNRSNSLERRKGHLPAKTVSYPQGVAAWAASTHFQNPANNAGAILGTHSSAQPSSKWLPAMEEIPENYEEDDFDNVLNHLSDGKHELMDASELVAEINKLLQDVRQN
- the PCDH18 gene encoding protocadherin-18 isoform X2, which encodes MNCKNLQMHQISSKMHFMFLFALMIVSFSKGVLSKNLKYRIYEEQRIGSVIARLSEDVADVLFKIPNPSSVRFRAMQRGNSPLLVVREDNGEISIGAKIDREQLCQKNLNCSIEFDVITLPTEHLQLFHVEVEVLDINDNSPQFSRALIPIEISESAAVGTRIPLDSAFDPDVGENSLHTYSLSANDFFNIEVRTRTDGAKYAELIVVRELDRELKSSYELQLTASDKGVPQRSGSSILKISISDSNDNSPVFEQQSYIIQLLENSPVGTLLIDLNATDPDEGANGKVVYSFSSHVSSRIIETFKIDPEKGHLTLLTQVDYEITKSYEIDAQAQDLGPNSIPAHCKIIIKIVDVNDNKPEINLNLMSPGNEEIAHISEGSPMDTFVAIVRVQDKDSGVNGEIVCKLHGHGHFKLQKTYENNYLILTNATLDREKRSEYSLTVIAEDKGTPSLSTVKHFTVQISDENDNPPRFQTNRYEVVILENNSPGAYITSVTATDPDLGDNGQVTYTILESYILGSSITTYVTIDPSNGAIYALRTFDHEEVNQIAFVVQARDGGSQQLVTNTTLVLTIIDENDNAPVIVGPALRNNTADISIPKDAESGFHVTRIRAIDRDSGMNSELSCSITADNEENIFVMDPRSCDIYINVSIESVLPKEWEFFVIVQDKGNPPLSTKALLKCIVLENVYPVPSTEATFISQPTLDVSMITIISLGSICAVLLVIMVVFATRCNREKKDTRSYNCRVAESTYQHHPKRPSRQIHKGDITLVPTVNGTLPIRSHHRASPSSSPTLERGQMSSRQSHHSHQSLNSLVTISSNHVPENFSLELTHATPAVEVSQLLSMLHQGQYQPRPSFRGNKYSRSYRYALQDMDKFSLKDSGRGDSEAGDSDYDLGRDSPIDRLLGEGFSDLFLTDGRIPAAMRLCTEECRVLGHSDQCWMPPLPSPSSDYRSNMFIPGEEFQPQQQQQAFEEDSQPVDSNEKKKSFSTFGKDCQNEEESEDICTSSLLSEMSSVFQRLLPPSLDTYTECNEMNRSNSLERRKGHLPAKTVSYPQGVAAWAASTHFQNPANNAGAILGTHSSAQPSSKWLPAMEEIPENYEEDDFDNVLNHLSDGKHELMDASELVAEINKLLQDVRQN